CTTATCACTCATGAATCTTCTGCATAGTTTATTTTTCACAATGCAAATTTGATCAtgtaacttttaaattttattttaaaattatttttatttatttattggataaagatagccacaaattgagaaggtaggggagacagaaaagaagagagacagagaaacacctgcagacctgtttcaccactcgtgaagctttccctctgctggtggggatgtacaGTTTCTATATGCATTTTTGAAAGCACGGTTTTGCAGTACCCAGTTTTCACTGTTGAGTTTTCTGTTCCTCCTTTAAATTTTGTCTGAACTTCCAGACTTTTCCTTTTGTGCTTCTGAGAATTTGATTTAAGTTACACAACTCTATTAGTTTGAGTAGCCAAAAGCAAGTGAAAATCATTTTCTGCATGGTAGTATTGAGTCATATAAATATAGAAGAATCTTAGAAGAATTGACACCAAGTAGAGTGAAGTTGAGGCTTGAGTCTTATGTAAGAGTTGGTGTTTTTCACTAAAATTGAAGACATTTTACCTGCTCTGTATGTTAGCATAGATGTTTGAGATCTCTGATGAGAGCTGAGCACAGACAATACAACAGTAAATACTGACTGATACGCTTGGCATCTCTTCTCCTCAACCTCCTCTTTTTTGAATGCCTTGGGAAAGCAAGTAGGGAGCAACTTTGGAATGTTCCTGTATAATGCTGACCTTTGTAGCACTGTTAATCCTTATCCTCTCTTTTCAGAGACAAGAGATTAAATTTAAACTATACTGAAACTTTTTTTCCAGGTCACAAGGCTGAGTAGCTTTTCCCTCTTCATAAACCCAGAGGATTTAATAGGATTTCCCTGTCCTTAGTGTCCCCTACCCCTAACTGACCTTTGCATCTTCCCAACGTTAGGGAAAAGCAGGAAGCTTTCCCTATGGTATTTCTTGGTGATGACATGATGGGGCAGGTTGATCAATGCGGGAAAACCCCACATGAGAACACGCCTTCTGTGTACATTCCCAATTTTTGCTATAAGTAAGGCTATCCGAGGTACAGGCTGCTAGCAGAACATCGTAGCACTCTCAAGGTACTGGGTACCCAGCACTGAACAGATCTCTTCTTCGAGCTGAGAATGGCGTGCAGTAGCCAGAGGCTGCTCCTGGCTGCTTTGATGTCAGTGCTGGCACTCCATCTCTGCAGTGTGTCAGAAGGTAAGTGTCACTGTTTCTCCTGACTCAGGTGaaagaattctttttattttcctaaagTCCTAAACTCATCTTGGAGCCTCTACGGGATGAAAATGTGCTAGAAAAATGATGGCAAGTTTCAGTTCACTGATGAGTAGAATGGGAACAGGTAACTACTATGGATCAGGGCCAATGTCTGCTATTAATTCCAACTGATTTAAGACCAAAGGACTATTTCTGGGGATGCTGAAAAACATGAAATATTATCAGAGGAGTGGGTTATTCTTAAGTAGAGGCAAGACTTCTATTTCCACAGATAGCTCACCTCCAAGCTAACCATCTTTGAGAAAGTTCAAAACCCATCCTTTAGATTATGGCTCTGATTCTCATCACTTCTGCAAGACCTTTCAGACAGTTGTTGCCAACTTTTAAGATAACATTTAGCTTTTCCTTTTTAGTGGGTTGTACTTTAACTTGAGGGAGTGTCCAAGTATTGGTTTATTACAGTGACAGCACATGATTCTAGCAGCAGGTGCATTCCTGACAACGTGCCTGCTGCATGtgtacaaacaacacacacaaatGCCTACTAACTAACTAAAGTGCTTTAGTTGTGGCTCCTGCGAGTAGCACCTCTAAgcaacacttttttcttttcccctctcctcaaAACTCAGCAACCAGAGAGTTTATTAAGACCTTTTAATTTACCATTTTCTGAATTTGGGACGCTATGtgtaagctattttttttttcaagtaggaAGTCTTCACACTCTTGAGAGACATGGTCAATTTGTATCTCTTAGTAAAGCTATTCCTTTCATGGGAAGCCACATGCCTTTAATTGTTATTGTGGAGCAAAGTTACCCAGCTCAcagctcatttttttaaaaaggatattggAACTAACCTTAAATCAGGTCTTAAAGATAACGGGAACTGTTCCTCCAAATAGTATATTGGCCATATAAATTAGACCCACTAAGTTCTCCCCAGTATCAAGTCATTCTATAATGCTTATAATAGAGTAAGTTTGTTCATGTGGTCTCAAAATGTTGTGTTTCAGCCTCTGGCAACTTTGACTGCTGCCTCCAATATACAGTACACGTCATTCCTTTCAGGCATCTTCGGGGATTCACTCAACAGTGGGCCAATGAGGCTTGTGACATCAATGCAGTCATgtaagttcttgatccattttcATTCAGCGGAGTCAAGAGTACATGAGAATTTAAGACCATATATTTCTTGCAGCCAGTTGGTCAGAAgcacttcttttttatataaatgtatttattcatttattgccaccacacttatcactggggcttggtgctggcactatgaatccactgctcccaatgttttaaatatttttccctttctttctatttttattagaataGAAagtgagatagaaattgagaagggagggggaaatagagcacTTCACTGCCATGAAGTGTCCCTTTAACAAGCGGGGAgacagggtttgaacccatgaccttgcatatggtaatgtgctGCTTAATCTGGTTTGTCACAGCCTGGCctagaaacattttcttttttgcacATCAGCTGCATCCTTTAGCTGATATGTTTAATGTGTAATTGACTGGAATatgaaattcattttattttattttatttataaaaaagaaacactggggggtcgggctgtagcgcagtgggttaagcgcaggtggcgccaagcacaaggaccggcataaggatcccggttcgaaccccggctccccacctgcaggggagtcacttcacaggaggtgaagcaggtctgcaggtgtctatctttctctccccctctctgtcttcccctcctctctccatttctctctgtcctatccaacaacgacgacattgataataactacaacaataaaacaacaagggcaacaaaagggaataaaaaaataaaaataaaataaaaataagaaaattaaaaaaaaaaggaaacactgacaaaaccataggataagaggggtaacaactccacacaattcccaccaccagaactctgtatcccatcccctcccttgatagctttcttattatttaaccctttgggattatggacccaaggtcattgtgggatgcagaaggtgggaggtctggcttctgtaattgcttccccgctgaacacaggcgttgacaggtcgatccatactcccagcctgcctctctctttccctagtgggacagggttctggggagtccagagctccaggacacattagtggtgttgtctgtccagggaagtctgattggcatcatgctagcatctggaattctTATAACATGTTTTTGGAGAAAAGTCATTGAAAACTttctaaacaaaattttttttctttcatttttcagttTAATCACAAAGAGAGGATTCTCTGTGTGTGCAGATCCAAGAAAGACTTGGGTAAAGAAAGCTGTGCGTAtgctcaggtatggaaaattCAGCTCACTTCTTCAAAAATGCTTGGGCCAAGAGCAGTGTGCTGGGTGATGAATCAGAGATAGCCCCCCAGGGGGTTCTTTAGGCTCCATGTTATGACGTTTAACAAAGGATAAATGTGGGCTGCACACAGgacaaaaatttaaatttttcttcttaTAGATCATACTCATTATTTCCTACCTTAGAGGTTTTTCACGTTGCCTCAGATTCCCCTATACACGTGATAGTCTCCATGAACTCTTGGTGCAAAGATGCCTTTTATTCAGATAGTTTTTAGCCTACATGGCATTTGgtttgttaatatatatatatatatctcaaaatCATAAACAGTTAAAAAGAAATCCCTGGGTCTGATTTCCATGGGCAAGAAGAGAGTATGTCACATCCAGTTTCTGTTTGGGGCTGCCTGAGTTAATGGAACAGGGCCCACCCTCTCTGACCTTGGATTTCTTCATTTGAACTCTGAACTAATTAGTATCCTGACAAATGAGTAGGGAAAAAGAGACTGTGTTTAGATACCAAAGTTATCCCTGCCCAACAGCCATCTTGTTTTATCTTAttcctttcttcttgttcttgttacAGCCGAAAAGCGATTAAGATTTAATAACTTAACAATGCTCTCTGCAGTGGAATTGGACACAGCTCAAGAACCTTGATGATGTCAACACTTTGACCTGAACATCATTTAGTGTTTGGCACAGACCTGATCTGCACCTTACTTGATTGGGTGTGTCCAGTTGATGAAGTTGATTCATATTGCATCATAGTTTGCTTTGTTAAGCATCATTAGAGTTAGACTCTACTTTATGTTAAGTTATTTACATACGTGGGTTTTCCCTGTGTTTTGCTATTTAATACTAACTTTCCATAAGCTATTTTGTTTAGTATAAGGTATACTATTATATTTGTAGGAAGGAGGTTGCATAAGCTTTCTTGGAAGCagtaagctatttttttttaaatcctgttgAACTTTCTTCTGCTTACATAACTTTGTTTCCTAAACTGTGACAATTACtttgtaaaagagaaaaaaatgtatgcaAATAATAAATGCTTAAAAAGTGCCAAGTGTTGTTTGCTGATTGAGTTATATAACACTGAAGTTATATAATATTCAAATATAACACATTTAAAGGCATAGTGCCTATGAGAATTCTTGAAAAGGTATATgccccatttatttttttccccttcatttttctCAAGCTTTCATGGTTCTTGATTATATTCTGCATGAATTGTAGTGATTTCATTAATTTAGATCCATTTATTCTAAAAATAGCATGATGGTGATCCTGGGTTCCAGGTACAGTATTTATTGCTGTAAGACCTTTAAAATTAAATACATCTGGGACCAGGAGGTGGAAactttacaatgctcaaggacccaagttcaagccccccagttctctcctgcaggtggaaagctttgcaagcagagaaaacagtgctacaggtgtttgtttctttctctccctctgtatcactctcTTTTGtcatgatttctgtctctataaacaaataaaatatgtacggtaaacaaataaataagtctgCCCAAATACTGTGACCACTGGGTCACAGCAAACATTTAGAGAATGTACCTTTAGCACTCATTTAATCCCTTGTTCTGTCACCTGCAAGGAACCTAGGACTGGGCATCTCAACACAGGAACACTTTCTACTTTACAAACCTTGAGAGTCATTCTTtagtgaaagtaaaaaaaaaaaaaaagaggatgactTTGTTGAGGTTATTCAGATACTCCCACTCCCACTAGCCAGAGGAGAGTTTACAAATGATGAAATTTCTTCACTTGATGATTTTAAATGAAGAActagaaatgaaatgaaagaactCTGAACTGGTGTCAGGGTTCTGACCACAATGTACCTGGACCAAAGTGTACAGAGCTCCCTGATACAGCCTTCCCGAGAGTCTGTCTTACATTCTAATGGCTGTGAAGGATCACCAGGGGCAGGAACATTAATGGCAAGATATAAGTCCACAAATCCCTTAATTGGGACAACGGCTGCTCCTTTGGTGCAGAGTCATAAGCTCTTCAGTGTCTCAATCAACCCTGAGGGCACCTCCGTGCCCAGGAATGAAAACATTGAGTCATGAGGGAAAGTATGCTGGATTTCCTTTGTGTGTACTCATTGAACACTGGGTTAGTACCTCTTTTGTGCCAGGCACCAAGCCAAGTGAGGTAGAAGATGGC
This portion of the Erinaceus europaeus chromosome 7, mEriEur2.1, whole genome shotgun sequence genome encodes:
- the CCL20 gene encoding C-C motif chemokine 20, encoding MACSSQRLLLAALMSVLALHLCSVSEASGNFDCCLQYTVHVIPFRHLRGFTQQWANEACDINAVILITKRGFSVCADPRKTWVKKAVRMLSRKAIKI